One stretch of Bacteroidota bacterium DNA includes these proteins:
- the tsaE gene encoding tRNA (adenosine(37)-N6)-threonylcarbamoyltransferase complex ATPase subunit type 1 TsaE encodes MNRIVTHNEEETIGAGEEFSRQLTAGAVVALVGDLGAGKTRFAKGISRGLGVTENVTSPTFTIINEHLGGRLPLYHFDCYRLKSTAELDEMGYDEYIYGDGVCVIEWADMVESKLPQKRFNVHCILGDKENERIITIEKR; translated from the coding sequence ATGAACCGCATCGTGACACATAATGAAGAAGAGACAATCGGTGCAGGAGAAGAATTCTCTCGTCAATTAACTGCTGGTGCTGTCGTTGCGTTGGTCGGAGATTTGGGAGCAGGAAAAACGCGATTCGCGAAAGGTATTTCACGCGGATTAGGAGTAACCGAAAATGTGACAAGCCCGACTTTTACGATCATCAACGAACATTTGGGCGGACGGCTTCCTCTCTATCATTTTGATTGTTATCGATTGAAATCGACAGCCGAATTGGATGAGATGGGATATGATGAATATATTTATGGAGACGGTGTCTGTGTTATTGAATGGGCAGATATGGTCGAATCAAAACTTCCCCAAAAGCGGTTCAACGTCCATTGCATATTGGGGGATAAAGAAAATGAACGCATTATTACAATAGAGAAGCGATGA
- the tsaB gene encoding tRNA (adenosine(37)-N6)-threonylcarbamoyltransferase complex dimerization subunit type 1 TsaB — protein sequence MIIAIETATEVCSAALIDRDTVLCERSLHEKNIHSERLMLLIDEVLTYSKTSKMQLHGIAVSFGPGSFTGLRIGLSTAKGLAMALDLPLFAVPTLDGIAESFRLNQNPGSKKIFCAMVDAKREEAFFAYYTITQNEIARRNDYSIKLKSEILLDASGQDAVVIQPNISAASIGLLAYRKRNEYTVSDFSHTEPMYLRDFVATFPKSKV from the coding sequence ATGATTATAGCTATTGAAACAGCCACAGAAGTCTGCAGCGCGGCGCTCATCGATCGTGATACCGTTTTGTGTGAACGTTCATTGCATGAAAAAAATATTCATTCCGAGCGGTTAATGCTTTTGATTGATGAGGTGTTAACATATTCGAAAACATCAAAAATGCAATTACATGGAATTGCCGTTTCTTTTGGACCTGGATCATTTACAGGACTCCGTATCGGTTTAAGCACCGCAAAAGGGTTGGCGATGGCTCTTGATCTTCCATTATTTGCAGTCCCCACGTTGGATGGAATTGCGGAATCGTTTCGGTTAAATCAAAACCCTGGAAGCAAAAAAATATTCTGTGCAATGGTCGATGCGAAACGGGAAGAAGCGTTTTTTGCATACTATACGATAACTCAGAATGAAATAGCACGGCGAAATGATTATTCAATAAAACTAAAATCCGAAATATTATTGGATGCATCCGGTCAAGATGCAGTTGTCATACAACCAAATATTTCTGCGGCATCAATCGGATTGCTCGCATATCGCAAGCGAAACGAGTATACAGTATCCGATTTTTCACATACAGAACCAATGTATTTGCGTGATTTTGTTGCCACTTTTCCAAAAAGTAAAGTGTAA
- the accD gene encoding acetyl-CoA carboxylase, carboxyltransferase subunit beta, which translates to MSWFRRSTENIASDNQKKDMPEGMWKKCSSCGEIIHNGALEQNLWVCTKCSHHFRISSREYFSILFDEGTFKEFDAKMTSKDPLNFVDTKKYKERIKETIKKTGFSDALRYGTGKMNKREVVIACMDFTFIGGSMGSVVGEKIRRAVDKAIKLKAPLIIISASGGARMMEAAYSLMQLAKTSAKLAQLSNAGLPFISLMTDPTTGGVTASFAMLGDINIAEPNALIGFAGPRVIKQTIGKDLPEGFQRAEFLQEKGFVDLVVPRKDLKATISNLFEMVH; encoded by the coding sequence ATGTCCTGGTTTAGGCGTTCAACAGAAAATATAGCATCGGACAATCAGAAAAAAGATATGCCCGAAGGAATGTGGAAAAAATGTTCTTCTTGCGGTGAGATTATTCATAATGGTGCACTGGAACAAAATCTGTGGGTTTGCACAAAATGTTCGCATCATTTCCGAATCAGCAGCCGGGAATATTTCTCCATTCTTTTTGACGAAGGGACATTTAAAGAATTCGATGCTAAGATGACTTCGAAAGACCCACTCAATTTTGTTGATACAAAAAAATATAAAGAACGCATCAAAGAGACGATTAAAAAGACCGGATTCAGTGACGCACTTCGTTATGGGACAGGAAAAATGAATAAACGCGAAGTTGTCATTGCCTGCATGGATTTTACGTTTATCGGTGGAAGTATGGGAAGTGTTGTCGGCGAAAAAATTCGTCGCGCAGTCGATAAAGCCATTAAGCTGAAAGCTCCATTAATTATTATTTCCGCCAGCGGTGGTGCGCGAATGATGGAAGCGGCATATTCATTAATGCAGCTTGCCAAAACAAGCGCAAAACTTGCTCAGCTTTCCAATGCCGGTCTCCCCTTTATATCGTTGATGACCGATCCCACAACCGGCGGAGTAACAGCCAGTTTTGCTATGCTTGGGGATATAAATATTGCCGAACCGAACGCGCTGATTGGATTTGCCGGTCCGCGTGTTATTAAACAAACGATCGGGAAAGATCTGCCGGAAGGATTTCAGCGGGCAGAATTTTTACAGGAGAAAGGATTTGTGGACCTCGTTGTTCCAAGAAAAGATCTGAAAGCGACGATCTCCAATCTGTTCGAAATGGTTCATTAA
- the rocF gene encoding arginase produces the protein MNIHLLGVPMDLGAGRRGVDMGPSAIRIAGVSEKLQSLGHTVVEEGDISTKIPEQQKVKNPRLKYLSEIVRACTLLATKTEKILESDGFPLILGGDHSIAIGTIAGVSNFCKKKNKKLGVIWVDAHGDMNTDVTSPSGNIHGMPLAASLGIGALELTSIGGDYQKLDPKNLVMIAIRDLDAGEKAAIRKNNIAIFTMEDIDKHGMAVVITKALRKLKDVDFIHVSFDLDAMDPKECPGVGTPVKGGLVYREAHLIMETLSENNRLNSLEVVEANPILDNRNQSAEFAVGLMQSGFGKKII, from the coding sequence ATGAATATACACTTACTTGGTGTTCCCATGGACTTGGGTGCAGGCCGCCGCGGCGTTGACATGGGACCCTCTGCAATTCGCATCGCCGGTGTTTCAGAAAAACTTCAATCACTCGGACATACTGTTGTTGAAGAAGGGGATATCTCCACGAAGATTCCGGAACAACAAAAAGTGAAAAATCCCAGACTGAAGTACCTTTCTGAAATTGTCCGGGCTTGTACACTCTTGGCCACAAAAACAGAAAAGATTCTTGAAAGTGATGGATTTCCTTTGATTCTTGGCGGTGATCATTCAATCGCTATTGGGACTATCGCCGGTGTTTCGAATTTCTGCAAGAAAAAAAATAAAAAATTGGGTGTTATCTGGGTTGATGCCCATGGTGATATGAATACCGATGTTACTTCTCCTTCGGGTAACATCCATGGAATGCCGCTTGCTGCATCGTTGGGGATTGGTGCGTTGGAATTGACTTCAATTGGAGGTGATTATCAAAAACTCGACCCGAAAAATTTAGTGATGATTGCAATTCGTGATCTCGATGCAGGCGAAAAAGCAGCGATACGGAAAAACAATATCGCCATCTTTACCATGGAAGATATTGATAAACATGGAATGGCGGTCGTGATTACTAAAGCACTTCGAAAACTCAAAGATGTCGATTTCATTCACGTTAGTTTTGATCTTGATGCGATGGATCCGAAAGAATGTCCCGGCGTTGGGACTCCAGTAAAAGGGGGACTTGTATACCGTGAAGCGCATTTGATTATGGAAACACTTTCGGAAAACAATCGGTTGAATTCACTCGAAGTGGTTGAAGCAAATCCTATCCTCGATAATCGGAATCAATCTGCTGAATTTGCAGTTGGCTTGATGCAGTCGGGATTTGGGAAGAAAATTATTTAA
- the panC gene encoding pantoate--beta-alanine ligase: MLTVTHISEVQSRLRSIRAKKKSIALVPTMGFLHEGHLSLIKKAKSEHDVVVVSIFVNPTQFAPHEDLEKYPRDIVKDTTLSQQSGCDLLFVPTVNEMYPNGFSSYAIVEGLSMQLEGEFRPTHFKGVTTIVLKLLNVVQPDVAYFGQKDAQQSIVIKKMVKDLNVPVQISIVPTMREQDGLAMSSRNIFLNTEQRKNAVVLNQSLKLGEKKILEGERNPNKILEEMKSLILSKNPTKIDYVEIVDSETLEKKETLMSGETVLIPLAVRFGTTRLIDNILVTVK; encoded by the coding sequence TTGCTTACAGTCACTCATATCTCGGAAGTACAATCTCGCCTTAGATCAATTCGTGCTAAAAAAAAATCCATTGCTCTTGTTCCGACTATGGGTTTTTTGCATGAGGGGCATCTTTCGCTCATCAAAAAAGCGAAAAGTGAACATGATGTGGTTGTCGTTTCCATCTTTGTCAATCCAACGCAATTTGCTCCGCATGAAGATCTTGAAAAATATCCGCGCGATATTGTAAAAGATACCACTCTTTCGCAGCAGTCGGGATGCGACTTGTTATTTGTTCCTACAGTTAATGAGATGTACCCAAATGGTTTTTCATCGTATGCCATTGTTGAAGGATTATCGATGCAACTGGAAGGAGAATTTAGGCCGACACATTTTAAGGGTGTCACGACTATAGTGTTGAAGTTATTGAATGTTGTCCAACCGGATGTTGCATATTTTGGACAAAAAGATGCTCAGCAAAGTATTGTGATTAAAAAAATGGTAAAAGATTTGAACGTTCCGGTTCAGATAAGCATCGTTCCGACCATGCGCGAACAGGATGGACTGGCAATGAGTTCAAGGAATATATTTTTGAATACCGAACAACGGAAAAATGCCGTTGTGTTGAACCAGTCATTGAAACTGGGTGAAAAAAAGATTCTGGAGGGTGAACGAAACCCCAATAAGATCCTTGAAGAGATGAAATCATTGATCCTCTCAAAGAATCCGACCAAGATCGACTATGTGGAGATCGTTGACTCGGAAACTCTTGAAAAAAAAGAAACACTTATGAGCGGCGAAACAGTGTTGATACCACTTGCTGTACGATTTGGTACAACACGATTAATTGATAATATTCTTGTTACTGTAAAATAG
- a CDS encoding sugar phosphate nucleotidyltransferase, which translates to MSNFATIIMAAGKGTRMNDSSKAKVMFEVNGKPMVQHVVEIAQSLGSERIITIVGFQRESVYNHLEQVAPTVEFAVQDPQLGTGHAVMQAEPFLRRYAGDVIVLSGDVPILRKETIKKLIDYHRDNNAAGTILTAKFDDPTGYGRILRSTSGYVVGIMEHKDASEEQRKITEINSGIYIFDTRYLFTALQHINPHNAQNEYYLTDVFGHFWKQKLVVAAMMTDDSNEIRGVNTLEQLKEAEVALKSRNK; encoded by the coding sequence ATGTCTAATTTTGCTACAATTATTATGGCGGCCGGTAAAGGCACACGGATGAATGATTCATCAAAAGCTAAAGTAATGTTTGAAGTGAATGGCAAACCGATGGTACAGCATGTTGTGGAGATTGCACAATCGCTCGGATCTGAACGCATCATCACCATCGTAGGATTCCAGCGTGAATCTGTCTATAATCATTTGGAACAGGTAGCACCTACCGTTGAATTTGCCGTTCAGGATCCTCAGTTAGGAACCGGGCATGCTGTAATGCAAGCGGAGCCGTTTCTTCGTCGATATGCCGGAGACGTGATCGTGCTCTCGGGTGATGTTCCGATTCTGCGAAAAGAGACGATCAAAAAACTTATCGACTATCATCGTGACAATAATGCTGCCGGAACAATTCTCACAGCGAAATTCGACGATCCTACGGGATATGGTAGAATTTTACGAAGCACAAGCGGATACGTTGTCGGAATTATGGAACATAAGGATGCAAGTGAAGAACAACGCAAAATCACCGAGATCAACTCAGGTATTTATATTTTTGATACGCGTTATCTCTTCACCGCATTACAGCACATCAATCCACACAATGCGCAAAATGAATATTATTTGACTGACGTGTTCGGCCATTTTTGGAAACAAAAACTGGTAGTGGCGGCAATGATGACGGATGATTCAAATGAGATTCGCGGAGTGAATACGCTCGAGCAATTGAAAGAAGCTGAAGTTGCATTGAAATCTCGGAACAAATAA
- a CDS encoding LytR C-terminal domain-containing protein translates to MNPPIKHRLLLNIAIVLLVLFNGMQLYGIFSQQSTSTISSAKKENDTMHVPIQINVLNGCGVNGVGNTMTKFCRQLGYDVVEMGNYKTFDLEHSIVIDRSGKTNEAQQLASQLGIERKNVIQQFNNDQMVSVSVVIGRDFKLLTPWK, encoded by the coding sequence ATGAATCCACCTATAAAACATCGATTATTGCTTAATATTGCGATTGTACTTCTTGTTCTGTTCAATGGAATGCAGCTCTACGGAATTTTTTCGCAACAATCAACATCAACAATTTCATCAGCTAAAAAAGAGAATGATACGATGCATGTTCCAATTCAGATAAACGTGTTGAATGGTTGTGGTGTGAATGGTGTCGGGAACACCATGACGAAATTCTGCCGTCAGCTCGGTTATGATGTTGTTGAAATGGGTAACTATAAAACATTCGATCTGGAACATTCCATCGTTATCGATAGAAGCGGAAAAACAAACGAAGCACAACAGCTTGCATCACAGCTTGGTATCGAAAGAAAAAACGTTATTCAACAATTCAATAACGATCAAATGGTCTCGGTTTCGGTCGTGATCGGAAGAGATTTTAAATTATTAACACCGTGGAAATAA